The following coding sequences lie in one Synechococcus sp. CC9902 genomic window:
- a CDS encoding ROK family protein, with protein sequence MSSDQVIGIDLGGTAIKLARFNRAGDVLAELQIPTPQPPVPGAVTMALCEAIEQLDPDHLAALVGVGLPGPMDAKARVARVCINLSGWDDVPLADWLEPRLQRQVTLANDGNCAVVGEAWLGAAKGFEDVVLLTLGTGVGGGVLLGGALFTGHNGAAAEPGLIGVQPDGPPCNSGNRGSLEQFASIAALRRLCDVDPEVLSTRADAGDLEAKAIWQQYGTTLGIGIASLVYVFTPQRVLLGGGLAAAATHFLPAVRHEVEARVQAVSREGLSIEPCALGNGAGRLGAARLALQRLGG encoded by the coding sequence ATGTCTTCTGATCAGGTGATCGGTATCGATCTGGGTGGTACGGCGATCAAGTTGGCGCGTTTCAATCGCGCTGGAGACGTCCTGGCAGAACTGCAGATTCCGACGCCCCAACCCCCAGTGCCTGGGGCGGTAACGATGGCCTTGTGCGAAGCGATCGAACAGCTGGATCCAGATCATCTCGCCGCTCTTGTCGGTGTTGGTTTGCCGGGTCCAATGGACGCGAAGGCACGGGTCGCGCGCGTTTGCATCAACCTTTCTGGCTGGGACGACGTCCCCCTAGCGGATTGGTTGGAACCTCGCTTGCAACGTCAAGTCACCCTCGCGAATGACGGAAACTGTGCCGTGGTTGGAGAAGCCTGGCTGGGGGCCGCTAAAGGGTTCGAGGATGTGGTGTTGCTCACCCTTGGTACGGGCGTTGGGGGAGGCGTGCTTTTGGGTGGTGCGTTATTCACGGGCCATAACGGTGCTGCGGCTGAGCCCGGTTTGATAGGTGTTCAGCCGGATGGCCCGCCTTGCAACAGTGGCAATCGGGGATCCTTGGAGCAGTTCGCCAGCATTGCCGCGTTGCGACGTCTTTGTGATGTCGATCCCGAGGTGTTGAGCACGAGAGCTGACGCGGGTGATCTTGAAGCAAAGGCCATCTGGCAGCAGTACGGAACCACCCTTGGCATTGGGATCGCGTCGTTGGTTTATGTGTTCACCCCTCAGCGCGTGCTTCTCGGCGGTGGTTTGGCAGCTGCGGCAACTCACTTCCTTCCTGCCGTTCGTCATGAGGTGGAGGCCCGTGTTCAGGCCGTGTCACGGGAAGGGCTATCCATTGAGCCCTGTGCTCTTGGCAATGGTGCTGGGCGTCTTGGCGCTGCTCGTTTGGCGTTGCAGCGTCTTGGTGGCTGA